The following are encoded in a window of Desulfobacteraceae bacterium genomic DNA:
- a CDS encoding NAD(P)/FAD-dependent oxidoreductase, whose product MTRADVIIVGGGPAGAACAWQLRRRGIDCLILDKAAFPRTKLCAGWITPQVVSDLEIDIGAYPHRLLTFKVIHAHLFGMTLKVRSPQHSIRRFEFDDWLLKRSGTRVITHAVKRIAPRSGRYEIDGRFQCDYLVGAGGTACPVYRSLFREFDPRARRLQVAALEQELPYRWRDGDCHLWFFDKGLPGYSWYVPKQNGYLNLGVGGMVQGLRQKVGALQQHWDRLVTRLRRAGLIDENLPLAPRGYAYYLRDGARLTRRGNAFLVGDAAGLATCDLGEGIGPAVRSGILAANAIADGAPYSLEALPRYSLSALLPRPLLAFMHRAQGGLDAIGLRRRQVDRRQAS is encoded by the coding sequence ATGACCAGAGCAGATGTCATCATCGTCGGGGGAGGGCCCGCGGGTGCGGCCTGTGCCTGGCAGTTGCGCCGGCGCGGCATCGATTGTCTGATCCTGGACAAAGCGGCTTTCCCGCGCACCAAGCTCTGTGCGGGCTGGATCACCCCCCAGGTGGTGTCCGACCTTGAGATCGATATCGGTGCCTATCCCCATCGGCTTCTGACCTTCAAGGTCATCCACGCGCATCTTTTCGGAATGACTCTGAAGGTGCGCTCCCCCCAGCATTCCATCCGCCGCTTCGAGTTTGACGACTGGCTCCTGAAGCGGTCCGGGACCCGGGTGATCACCCACGCCGTAAAGCGGATCGCGCCGCGCTCCGGCCGCTACGAGATCGACGGCCGCTTTCAGTGCGACTACCTCGTCGGCGCTGGCGGGACCGCCTGCCCGGTCTACCGGTCGCTGTTCCGGGAGTTCGATCCACGGGCGAGGCGGCTGCAGGTCGCCGCCCTGGAGCAGGAGCTGCCGTATCGGTGGCGTGACGGCGACTGTCACCTCTGGTTTTTCGACAAAGGCCTGCCGGGCTACAGCTGGTACGTCCCCAAGCAGAACGGCTACCTGAACCTCGGTGTGGGCGGGATGGTCCAGGGGCTGCGTCAAAAAGTGGGGGCGCTCCAGCAGCATTGGGACCGCCTGGTCACCAGGCTGCGTCGGGCCGGTCTGATCGACGAGAATCTGCCGCTTGCGCCCCGAGGTTATGCCTATTACCTGCGCGATGGCGCACGGCTCACCCGGCGCGGCAACGCCTTTCTGGTCGGGGATGCCGCCGGTCTCGCCACCTGCGATCTTGGCGAGGGGATCGGCCCGGCGGTTCGCAGCGGGATTCTGGCTGCCAATGCCATCGCCGATGGTGCCCCTTACAGCCTCGAGGCGCTGCCCCGCTACAGCCTCTCCGCCCTGCTGCCCAGACCGCTGCTGGCCTTTATGCATAGGGCGCAGGGGGGCTTGGATGCCATCGGCCTGCGCCGGCGTCAAGTTGACCGTCGCCAGGCAAGTTGA